In Paenibacillus algicola, a genomic segment contains:
- a CDS encoding histidine phosphatase family protein, producing MRIGFIRHGETAWNAAGRIQGQTDIPLNEQGRSQARLLGKRLAAEAYEWDFVMSSGLSRAEETGAILASMLHIPMKSPDSRLLERSYGKVEGLTSQEREQMFGSNWKLQDLGQESDAELLKRGKAFLEEMLCKYPDHSFLVVSHGGFLAQLFAGLDMSLQIDRIGNLSLTIMEHSDLKWTPLLLNCTQHLIEERQH from the coding sequence ATGAGAATCGGCTTTATCCGGCATGGGGAGACGGCATGGAATGCAGCCGGAAGAATTCAGGGTCAGACCGATATCCCTCTCAATGAACAGGGACGCTCTCAGGCAAGACTGCTGGGTAAGCGTCTGGCTGCCGAGGCTTATGAATGGGATTTTGTCATGAGCAGCGGCTTGTCCCGCGCAGAGGAGACGGGGGCTATACTGGCTTCCATGCTGCACATTCCGATGAAATCTCCGGACTCACGCCTGCTGGAGCGCTCTTACGGCAAGGTGGAGGGCTTAACCTCTCAAGAACGTGAGCAAATGTTCGGTAGCAACTGGAAGCTTCAAGACCTCGGGCAAGAAAGTGATGCAGAGCTATTGAAGCGGGGGAAGGCGTTTCTGGAGGAAATGCTATGTAAGTATCCGGATCATTCTTTTCTGGTCGTAAGTCATGGCGGGTTTCTGGCACAGCTTTTTGCAGGCCTGGATATGTCGCTGCAGATTGACCGGATCGGCAATTTGTCTCTCACCATTATGGAGCACTCGGATTTGAAATGGACGCCTCTTTTGCTGAATTGTACTCAGCATTTAATAGAAGAAAGGCAGCACTAA
- a CDS encoding IDEAL domain-containing protein: MDKMKVTYEVMLGLAAEMVWDEALRKHRSEELYKEIDEALASGDKVAFRSLTDELKTLN, encoded by the coding sequence ATGGATAAAATGAAGGTTACTTATGAAGTGATGTTAGGTCTTGCGGCAGAAATGGTATGGGACGAGGCATTGCGCAAGCATCGCAGTGAGGAGCTGTATAAAGAAATAGACGAGGCTCTGGCTTCAGGCGACAAGGTGGCTTTCCGAAGCCTGACGGATGAACTGAAAACATTAAATTGA
- a CDS encoding DUF2487 family protein, translating into MKFSEVEAEGWGELAPFVDTCLIPYTGLSGEEMPWEVTAALERLRDLMDLIEIPFKGRVVTYPALQYGGEGASVLLSSICSKASAAGFAYVVVITADHELSQEEVPECSLVLSLPKLQQEAGVKLKSAVSQSISKMWTANLT; encoded by the coding sequence ATGAAATTTAGTGAAGTGGAGGCAGAGGGATGGGGAGAGTTGGCGCCATTCGTAGATACCTGCCTGATTCCTTATACGGGTTTGAGCGGGGAAGAGATGCCGTGGGAGGTTACGGCTGCGCTGGAGCGTCTTCGTGACCTGATGGATCTGATTGAAATCCCTTTCAAGGGGAGAGTTGTAACTTATCCTGCTCTGCAATATGGCGGTGAAGGGGCATCTGTATTGCTTTCCAGCATTTGCAGCAAGGCTTCAGCGGCAGGCTTTGCGTATGTCGTCGTCATTACGGCAGACCATGAGCTTAGCCAAGAGGAGGTCCCCGAGTGCTCATTGGTTCTATCCCTTCCTAAGCTGCAGCAGGAAGCCGGAGTCAAGCTAAAATCCGCAGTAAGTCAATCCATCAGCAAGATGTGGACCGCAAACCTGACATAA
- a CDS encoding ubiquinol-cytochrome c reductase iron-sulfur subunit → MNNNHNDEHEESHKPPRRKEMSRRQFLTYTLGGATAYMAAGVVIPMVRFAVDPILQKGEDGSFVKVVEGSKITAEPQEFDFELKQQDGWYNSTAQLTAWISKTEDGQIVALSPVCKHLGCMVGWNNNDSHPNEFYCPCHGARYTANGKNLAVAPQPLDMYDVKEEGGWIYLGAIIPNTVAK, encoded by the coding sequence ATGAATAACAACCACAATGACGAGCATGAAGAGTCGCACAAACCTCCCCGGCGCAAGGAAATGTCCCGCAGACAATTTCTGACCTATACGTTGGGCGGTGCCACAGCTTACATGGCGGCAGGGGTCGTTATACCTATGGTCCGCTTCGCCGTAGATCCAATCCTGCAAAAGGGTGAAGACGGATCTTTTGTAAAAGTAGTGGAAGGTAGCAAGATTACCGCCGAGCCACAAGAATTCGATTTCGAATTGAAGCAGCAGGACGGCTGGTATAACAGCACTGCACAGCTAACAGCCTGGATTAGCAAGACAGAAGATGGACAGATCGTAGCGCTGTCGCCTGTCTGCAAGCACTTGGGCTGCATGGTAGGATGGAACAATAATGACAGCCATCCGAATGAATTTTATTGTCCTTGCCACGGCGCCCGCTATACGGCGAACGGCAAGAACCTGGCTGTTGCGCCGCAACCTCTGGACATGTACGACGTGAAAGAGGAAGGCGGATGGATTTACCTCGGCGCAATCATCCCAAATACAGTAGCAAAATAG
- the qcrB gene encoding menaquinol-cytochrome c reductase cytochrome b subunit has product MLKNVYNWIDERLDITPIWRDVADHEVPEHVNPAHHFSAFVYCFGGLTFFITVIQILSGMFLTMYYVPDIINAYASVEFLQTKVAFGQIVRGMHHWGASLVIVMMFLHTMRVFFTGSYKAPREMNWVVGMLIFFVMLGLGLTGYLLPWDNKAYFATKVTLEIANSVPYLGPVIKELLQGGTIVGAETLTRFFAIHVFFLPAVLLALLVGHFIMIRRQGISGPL; this is encoded by the coding sequence ATGTTAAAGAATGTCTACAACTGGATTGACGAACGTCTCGATATCACGCCGATCTGGAGAGACGTTGCGGACCATGAGGTTCCGGAACACGTTAACCCTGCGCATCATTTCTCCGCATTTGTATACTGCTTCGGCGGCTTGACGTTTTTTATCACAGTGATTCAGATTCTGTCAGGAATGTTCCTGACTATGTACTATGTACCCGATATTATAAACGCTTACGCAAGCGTTGAGTTCCTTCAAACGAAGGTTGCTTTCGGTCAGATCGTCCGGGGCATGCATCACTGGGGAGCCAGCCTTGTCATTGTTATGATGTTCCTACATACAATGCGGGTATTCTTCACAGGATCCTATAAGGCGCCTCGTGAAATGAACTGGGTTGTCGGCATGCTGATTTTCTTCGTGATGCTGGGCCTGGGATTAACAGGCTACCTGTTGCCTTGGGATAACAAAGCATACTTTGCGACTAAAGTTACCCTTGAAATCGCAAACTCTGTGCCTTATCTCGGACCGGTTATTAAGGAACTGCTTCAGGGCGGTACAATTGTAGGGGCCGAGACGCTGACTCGTTTCTTCGCTATTCACGTGTTCTTCCTTCCTGCTGTTCTGCTTGCTCTCTTGGTAGGGCACTTTATCATGATCCGCAGACAAGGTATCTCAGGACCACTATAA